TTCCTTTCTTCaaacagaaaagaagaaaggagtCCAAGAAGAAAACTTGGCTTTGGACATATCGCAAAGTTTTTTGtcgattcatattttttttcttaaagacaCTAATAAAATGAATTTTCAGACagcaaaatattatatattttatcttcaCTGTTCGAAGATAACATTTTCTCAACATATTATTACTGTTTTCTAAAGCCCATTTTGCAAATTAGATTTGAAACCCAACAAAATCCATGCACAGTCATTTTATAAGGTCTTTTAAATTCCATAACATAGTATTACTGTTTTCTAAAGCCATTTTGCAAATTAGATTTTAAACCCAACAAAATCCATGCACACGtatttaatgttatttaaatattgATTCACTAACCATTTTTATTAATGAATGTAAacaaataatttcaaatttagagGTCGACATCAGAAAAAATTCCAAATTTAGAAATAACATTTCAAGCCAAATATTAATAAACCAATgaagttattatatttttttcaaaaattacgatatagaatataattttttataataatcaCATTATTAACATTGGGAtccaaacaaaacagaaacttaaaaataaataaatgaaaccGGATTGTGTATTTAACACTacacagtatatatatatatatatatatatctcaaagaaatatCAACTCATCTCTAAACAATCACACATTTCTAAATATATTGGAAAATATACAAAAGATTaacatagtaaaaaaaattgagaatatacccgcccttcgGAAGGGCGGGTCAGTATCTAGTGTACGTGTTTAAGAGACGTGATACAGCAGGATTAATGAGAGGACACTGAACCTTAAACCTTACAAGAGGggtataaaacaaaattttatctatCAGATTCCTGATAAAAGAGGCTCCGTGATTTTTGTTGTGTAATTATTCTTCGTACTTCTTCCTTCTTTCCCCACAAGCTTCTTCACCGTTACTCCTCCCTTGCTTTGATGATACTCCTGTGTGTGACACACACAAAAACAGTCAATACATCTCCCACACACACAAAAGGGACACcatcaacttttttttctttaactttgATTCAGTTAGATATCAAGGTTTTGATCAGGCTCTTGCTTACCACTGGCGAAGCACGTGCTATGGATGATACAGCTGCTGCTGCGGCCGCCACTCGTACTCTGAAATAATGTTCAAAATATAATTCAGTTTTGCCATTTTAGTGACTCTTTGGTAAACTATAGAGTCACTAACTCAGAAGTACGTAGGCAAATATCATTAAGATACCTTTTATGTACATCAATGTAAACGTCGGTTTCATCCACTATTTCTGCCTGCATTTCCAGTAAAATCACCAAATGAAAAACATATCAAGTggtgtttcaaaaaagaaaaacatatcaagtggaataaatgtaaatatagGCATAGCGTAGAGACAGGCAATGATCAAATCAGAAAAAgggaagaaaaaaatgagaaaagcATATGATCATACTTGCAGAAGTTCTTCAAAGACATCTTCTAACGTGATGATGCCAATAACTTCTTCATCCTCGTTATCTTCCAACAGAAGCGGCAAGTCTCTTGTCACAATACCGTTGTGTTTGAAATTTATTCCCCTAAGCGTTGGTGCTATATCaatatcaacaacaacaacatcatgtCTTTCACCAACATGCTTGATCAAAGGAGCTGTCAATTGAGGATGACACGAGTATAATATGTTCATATTTTCTTTGGGTGTTTCTTCGTGACTCAGAAACTGCATATTACTATTATTCTTGTCTTTGTCTTTGACTTTGACAACCGCAGCCATGTGACTGCTTCCCTTTTGAAACTCGTTGAGGATATCATACAATGGCATGTCTGATGGAACCCTGCAAATGCAACGTGTGGGAAGTTACTTACATGCGGATTCACATATAACGGCTAAGGAAAGCAAGATATACCTTGGGATCTTCCTGATGGAAACAGAACTTATGGGTGTCTCTGCTTCTGCTCTTACAGTTAGAAGACTCTTCACCTAGGATAATAGCAGCATAAGTAATCAAAGTAGAATAAGTGAAATGAAGCAATGCAAAGAGTTTTAGAAGAGCACCAATAGAAGCCCGATGATGTTTTTTGGATTCCCTAAGTAGACCGGGATTCGACTATGACCTTTAGACAGTATTTTCCCAATTGTTTCCCTGCAATGTgaaaatagattagattactCTCTGAGCTTGTATTATAGCATTAACTTTTGAACTAATCAGCCAACTggagtttttcaaaaaatatccACTCTTAACTCACCAGTCTAACTTTGTAGTTACATCCAAGGAAAATGTTGATTCAATTGGCGTCATTGCCTCCTCAGCAGTCTGAACTTCCAGGAAACGAAAACGTAAGCAAACCATTTCAATAAAAGTAAGTCATCCTCCATACTCAGTCTCATGCAACATTTGTTCATGGAAGTGAAGAGTCTACACCCGGATTAATGGGTTACAAGCAAAACCATTTCATTTATAACATAACTTTTATTCAGATTAGTGTACAATACAAGCATGGCTAATACAAGTCTTTACCTTCTCGCTCAAATCCAGGGCTCCACTTATAATCATTGTTTCCTCGTGTGTCAATTCACCTCCCTTACCAGCCTATATTTGGAGAGAAACAACATGTCAATGAAAGCTGGAAACACAAGTACTATCCATGATCAAGTAACTTAATAAATCACTTCACAAATCAGACAGGGTTCATAGAACAATAACGTGTGTGTTTTTTCTGATTATATCATAAACCAGAAAACTACGTACTTCTTGGCTGTGAATTGAGACAAGAGCTTTCAGCTGAGCTCGTCTAAACAGTGTGTTATTATGCCCAATCACCGCATCAAGAACCTGAGGCATATAAAAAACGTTGGTAAGAAGTAAATAACCACAGCTACATTATACACTGGCATCTATAAATGCATCAACTTGTCTAGATGGTAtaatcaatacaattaatttcAACAAGTTACACTTCTTAATAAGTAAATGCAAGGTTCAACAATTTTCCTGTCTTTTTCTGGTTTATTGACATTTAGTGATATGACAAAGACAGATTAGTACAACAAACAACTACGTCACCTTTCCAATAGGGTACGCAATGGGATAGCAGATTATCATCAAAATGCGAACCAGACACAAAAAATTAGCACCAACAGCAAGTCCATATCTCGAGCATATAGCTTGCGGAATGATCTGGAATGAAACTCCAATTTGTATCAGCTTATAGATGGAAAGTGCTGAATAAAAGACAAACTAACACACACCAAGAATAGATAATAAAGAAAGTTACCTCTCCAAAAGCAAGAACAAAAGTAACCGAAAGCAAAACAGCCACAAAAGGGTGAAATATCTTATCCAAACATATAGGAAGGGCCTGAAAAAgggaaacaaacaaaagaatcaAGTACCAACTTCATTGATTCCCATATCAAAACATTCCCCTAATCCTGAGGTGCACAAAGTTAGTAACTTATCTCGCTGTAAAATCAGAACAGTGAGGGTAactaaaatcatgtttttaCCTCCATGGCAGCTGCATTGCATAGAAGCAGAGTCACAAGAAGTTGATGCTGCTTCTTCACCACTGGTAAGATAGCAGCTacaatatccaaaaaaaaaaaagaaaaaacaaattcatgCAACTCCAGAGGTAATAGTAAAAAATAGTAACAATAGAGAGtgtacaattttattatttacagcCAGTACTAATCAAGCAAGTAAGTAATCTTAACGTAAGCAGTGATTTTTTTAACTGCGATCAAAGAAAACGTACCGGCCTGCTTTTTCTCGGCGGAGGAGCCACTCTGCTGGAGAATCTCGAGCTCGACGAGGCCAAGAGACATTAGTCCGAGTGTGAGCCCGGACATTATCCCGGCGAAGAGAACGAGGAGACACGCCACACCGACGACGATGAACCACCAGGGCGAACCGAATACAATGTCTTCCGCCTCAAAGACGAAGCTGTTCAACGAATAAGCTGTTTCTACCAACGTGCTAAGAAAAACCATTTTCTACGCCTTCTTGTTATCAAGCTTCGATTTGGTCGCTGGCAGAGAGACAACAAAGAGAGAGACTCTTGTGTGTGTATTGTTGTGATATGTGATGATGTTTTATTCTAGAAAGAGGAAGACGATGAATGGCTTTTGATACGTGGATTCATGAACATACTGACATGTCAGCATTCAGCATGagagttatttttgttttactttttctaGTTGTTAGACCATCTTGCAGGTTATTCAATCAGATTTActctattaaaattaaagaaatgaaaaaaaattgagagaAAAAGAGATAGTTAAAAGAGTTTCTAAGAGCATGATAGATGGTGTATATTACTATAGAGTCTTTTAGATCActtttattaactaataaataattatataattaaaatttattttaataaaataaaataattcattcaCAAAAGGACATGTGGAAGAAAAATTAGGACTAAGTTAAGAGATGTTTCTTAAAtttcttaaacaaaaaacatatcttatttctctttcatatttttaattattttttatattttacttggAAGATATTATGTAAGAAATTTGTATTaatcttgttttaaaaactCTTGTTTTAGAATCACGTTTGAACATTTTTCATCCACATAtcaaaaaattaacattttaatgatttttaaaaataaaaaaatgcgTGTGAATGTCCAACTGGAGGCTGCTCATGTCGGCGGTCCACtaaattttatcaaagtttCTTGGATTGTCTATTCTTCAGAGGCTTTCGATC
The Raphanus sativus cultivar WK10039 chromosome 1, ASM80110v3, whole genome shotgun sequence DNA segment above includes these coding regions:
- the LOC108855092 gene encoding putative DUF21 domain-containing protein At1g03270, translated to MVFLSTLVETAYSLNSFVFEAEDIVFGSPWWFIVVGVACLLVLFAGIMSGLTLGLMSLGLVELEILQQSGSSAEKKQAAAILPVVKKQHQLLVTLLLCNAAAMEALPICLDKIFHPFVAVLLSVTFVLAFGEIIPQAICSRYGLAVGANFLCLVRILMIICYPIAYPIGKVLDAVIGHNNTLFRRAQLKALVSIHSQEAGKGGELTHEETMIISGALDLSEKTAEEAMTPIESTFSLDVTTKLDWETIGKILSKGHSRIPVYLGNPKNIIGLLLVKSLLTVRAEAETPISSVSIRKIPRVPSDMPLYDILNEFQKGSSHMAAVVKVKDKDKNNSNMQFLSHEETPKENMNILYSCHPQLTAPLIKHVGERHDVVVVDIDIAPTLRGINFKHNGIVTRDLPLLLEDNEDEEVIGIITLEDVFEELLQAEIVDETDVYIDVHKRVRVAAAAAAVSSIARASPVEYHQSKGGVTVKKLVGKEGRSTKNNYTTKITEPLLSGI